In Eriocheir sinensis breed Jianghai 21 chromosome 23, ASM2467909v1, whole genome shotgun sequence, a single window of DNA contains:
- the LOC127002475 gene encoding uncharacterized protein LOC127002475 has translation MSEGGSQGDVAMRVDANVHRPGITPEEMAAGYDEWSENYEEMMIWKGGYRGPAITLEEALRWVPLERRAKARVLDVAAGTGCVGRELHREGFRWVPQGRRQGDVRSPYLNILQSTASCLPVPQPQHESNPKR, from the exons atgtctgagggcggcagtcagggcgacgtggcaatgagggtggACGCGAACGTCCACAGGCCGGGgatcacgccggaggagatggcggccggctacgacgagtggtccgagaactacgaggagatg atgatctggaaaggcgggtaccgtggccccgccatcacgttggaggaggcgctgcgttgggtacccctggagcggcgagccaaggccagggtgctggacgtggccgccgggacggggtgtgtgggccgcgaactccaccgggaaggcttcaggtgggtgccgcagggccgcagacagggggatgtccggtcaccatacttaaatatcctccagtccactgcctcctgcctgccagtgcctcagcctcaacacgagtccaaccccaagagatga